GGGACGCTGGCCGAGCACCAGGCGTGCCGCGCCGGCGCCGTCGCGTTCGACGTGAGCCACCTGGGCACCGTGCGGGTGGAGGGGCGCCGGGCGCTGGCCCACCTCAACGACGTGCTCACCAACGACCTGGGCCGCCTCGGGCCCGGGCGGGCGCAGTACACCCACCTGCTGGACGAGGCCGACGCCTCGGTGGTGGACGACATCATCGTGTGGTGGCGGTCCGACGACCGCTTCGACGTGATGCCCAACGCGTCGAACACGGCGGACGTGGTGGCGGCCCTGGGCGGCGACGACGTGACGGCCGGGCGGGCGGTGATCGCCGTCCAGGGCCCGTCGGCCCGGTCCCTGCTGTCGGCCGTGTCGCCCGAGGCGGCGGCGGTGCCCCGCTTCGCGGTGGTCGACGTGGATTGGCACGGCACGCCCGTGGTCGTGGCCGGCACCGGGTACACGGGCGAGGACGGCGTGGAGTGCGCCGTGCCCGCCGGGGCGGCGCCCGCCTTCTGGGCCGCCGTGCTCGACGCCGGCATCGCCCCCGCCGGCCTGGGCGCCCGCGACACCCTCCGCCTGGAGGCGGGGCTGCCCCTCCACGGCCACGAGCTGGGGCCCGGCATCACGCCCCTCCAGGCCGGGCTCGGGTGGGTGGTGGCCTGGGACAAGCCCCGCTTCAGCGGGAAGGCGGCCCTGGAGGCGGAGCGGGAGCGGGGGGTGTCGCGACGGCTGCGGGGGCTGGCCGTGGAAGGGCGCCAGCCGCCGCGGGAGGGCTA
This genomic stretch from Acidimicrobiales bacterium harbors:
- the gcvT gene encoding glycine cleavage system aminomethyltransferase GcvT, which codes for MTDVLRRSPLDAAHRQLGARMVEFGGWGMPLSYPSGTLAEHQACRAGAVAFDVSHLGTVRVEGRRALAHLNDVLTNDLGRLGPGRAQYTHLLDEADASVVDDIIVWWRSDDRFDVMPNASNTADVVAALGGDDVTAGRAVIAVQGPSARSLLSAVSPEAAAVPRFAVVDVDWHGTPVVVAGTGYTGEDGVECAVPAGAAPAFWAAVLDAGIAPAGLGARDTLRLEAGLPLHGHELGPGITPLQAGLGWVVAWDKPRFSGKAALEAERERGVSRRLRGLAVEGRQPPREGYPVSVDGKPAGTVTSGNFSPVLGHGIAFAFLPPHVGPGAEVTVDLRGRPVPARVVKTPFVGGRKG